Proteins encoded together in one Bacteroidota bacterium window:
- a CDS encoding PepSY-like domain-containing protein — MKKIHLLVVILFISCSVYAQKKDVQESAVPKLIKDNFSTKYPDAKNRSWKTKNGDYEVDFNFESKKLEAKYTTDGTWKKTSMNINKKELPSTILESHNKSEFRSWMIDDIKQIETPDYKILYFIRVVKARNITELLYNPLGELMKVTDKN, encoded by the coding sequence ATGAAAAAAATACATCTATTAGTGGTAATTCTATTTATTTCTTGTTCAGTTTATGCACAAAAAAAGGATGTTCAGGAATCTGCCGTTCCTAAGTTAATTAAGGATAATTTTTCAACTAAGTATCCTGATGCAAAAAATCGATCCTGGAAAACAAAAAACGGTGATTATGAAGTTGATTTTAATTTTGAAAGCAAAAAACTTGAAGCAAAATATACCACTGATGGCACATGGAAAAAAACATCTATGAACATTAATAAAAAAGAACTACCATCTACAATTCTAGAATCCCATAACAAATCAGAATTTCGTTCCTGGATGATTGATGATATTAAACAAATTGAAACACCCGATTATAAAATCCTTTATTTCATAAGGGTTGTAAAAGCAAGGAATATTACTGAACTTCTATACAACCCTTTGGGAGAGTTAATGAAAGTTACCGATAAAAATTAA
- a CDS encoding T9SS type A sorting domain-containing protein: MKNLQKSKKLIYLFTAILTFCMFCPERILAVTNKYRISWRDNPSTTMVIGWAQVSGSSPTVHYGTTDQGTNYQLYTSSQTPNRTVTDKGLNHNFVRLTGLMPNTSYYFVIRDSEGTSKRLWFKTAPDSPTERLSLIAGGDSRNNAVPRRNGNKMVAKLRPHAVLFGGDMTDQSTDSEWKEWLDDWQLTIGADGRMIPIIAERGNHDKNPDMVNIFDVPSAEVYYALSLGGSLLRVYTLNSEISVAGNQTSWLKSDLEANTNTQWKIAQYHRPMRPHVSSKVDRNDIVANWEPLFYQHGVKLVVESDAHCVKSTYPIRASSASGNVQGFVRDQEKGVTYIGEGCWGAPLRTVDKAKSWTRNSDKFNHFTWIFIDQEKIEVRYVKIDNADNVGTVSDANIFASPSNINIWAPSNGAVVTVYPNPGMTVKIDEEANEVNSTLIKSYPNPAEEFINIELDEKISGGLVKILDITGKSIQTDISYVDKNKLVVKTQDLIPGIYFITIESEGKVETQKILIK; encoded by the coding sequence ATGAAAAATCTACAAAAAAGCAAAAAACTGATTTACTTGTTTACTGCAATACTTACATTTTGTATGTTTTGTCCTGAAAGAATATTAGCAGTTACAAATAAATACAGAATATCCTGGCGTGATAATCCCTCAACCACAATGGTAATTGGCTGGGCACAAGTAAGCGGCAGTTCCCCAACGGTACATTATGGCACCACAGATCAGGGGACAAATTACCAGTTGTATACAAGTTCACAAACTCCCAACCGTACTGTTACAGATAAAGGCTTAAACCACAATTTTGTACGCTTAACCGGATTAATGCCAAATACTTCATATTATTTTGTAATTCGTGACAGTGAAGGAACCAGCAAAAGACTCTGGTTTAAAACAGCACCTGATTCACCTACAGAAAGACTTTCGTTAATTGCAGGTGGTGATTCTAGGAACAATGCTGTTCCCAGAAGGAACGGAAATAAGATGGTTGCAAAATTGCGCCCACATGCTGTGTTGTTTGGTGGCGACATGACTGATCAAAGTACAGATTCAGAATGGAAAGAATGGTTAGATGATTGGCAATTAACTATTGGAGCAGATGGTAGAATGATTCCAATAATCGCTGAAAGAGGAAATCATGATAAAAATCCAGATATGGTAAATATTTTTGATGTTCCAAGTGCAGAAGTTTATTATGCTTTAAGCCTTGGTGGTTCCTTATTAAGGGTATATACATTAAATAGTGAGATATCAGTAGCAGGTAATCAGACTTCATGGTTAAAAAGCGATCTTGAGGCCAATACAAATACCCAATGGAAAATTGCTCAATACCACAGGCCAATGAGACCTCATGTTTCATCTAAAGTGGATAGAAACGATATTGTTGCCAATTGGGAGCCTTTGTTCTATCAGCATGGCGTGAAATTAGTAGTTGAGTCAGATGCACATTGTGTAAAATCAACTTATCCGATAAGGGCCTCAAGCGCTTCAGGAAACGTTCAGGGTTTTGTAAGAGATCAGGAAAAAGGAGTTACTTATATAGGAGAAGGATGTTGGGGAGCACCATTAAGAACAGTGGATAAAGCCAAAAGCTGGACACGTAACAGCGATAAATTCAATCACTTTACCTGGATATTTATTGATCAGGAAAAAATTGAAGTACGATATGTTAAAATTGATAACGCTGATAACGTTGGTACTGTGTCTGACGCGAATATTTTTGCCTCACCTTCAAACATTAATATATGGGCTCCAAGTAATGGTGCAGTAGTAACAGTTTATCCTAACCCTGGAATGACTGTTAAAATTGATGAGGAGGCAAACGAGGTAAATTCTACTTTAATTAAAAGCTATCCAAACCCTGCTGAGGAATTCATTAACATTGAATTAGATGAAAAAATATCAGGAGGTTTGGTCAAAATACTTGATATTACAGGAAAATCCATTCAAACGGATATTTCCTATGTAGATAAAAACAAATTGGTAGTAAAAACTCAGGATTTAATTCCAGGAATATATTTTATTACAATCGAATCAGAGGGAAAGGTTGAAACTCAAAAAATATTAATAAAATAA